In a genomic window of Methylobacter sp. YRD-M1:
- a CDS encoding transposase, with protein MAFDHAIHHRRSIRLQGYDYSRAGAYFVTLCTQNRECLFGNILDGVMTLNDAGRLAEHWYLELENKYPDMQCDAFVCMPNHLHFIVVNTGRSMAMGERVVGADHGVRPVSGARRVIGEPLAEGEPLDKGGHTGPPLRTMVQWFKTMTTNAYIRGVKHNGWTPFAGKLWQRNYWERVIRNEQELNLIREYIHNNPAQWESDRLYRADSP; from the coding sequence ATGGCATTTGATCACGCCATCCATCATCGCCGTTCCATCCGTTTGCAGGGATACGATTATTCCCGGGCGGGGGCGTATTTCGTCACCCTTTGCACGCAGAACCGGGAATGTCTGTTCGGAAATATCTTGGACGGAGTAATGACATTGAATGATGCGGGGCGGTTGGCGGAACACTGGTATTTGGAATTGGAAAACAAATATCCGGACATGCAATGCGATGCATTTGTCTGCATGCCGAACCATCTGCATTTTATCGTCGTCAACACGGGCAGGTCGATGGCCATGGGCGAACGCGTTGTAGGGGCGGACCATGGTGTCCGCCCTGTTTCCGGTGCACGACGGGTTATCGGAGAACCATTGGCCGAGGGTGAACCGTTGGACAAGGGCGGACACACAGGTCCGCCCCTACGGACCATGGTGCAATGGTTCAAGACCATGACGACCAATGCCTATATTCGCGGGGTCAAACACAACGGATGGACGCCGTTTGCCGGCAAATTATGGCAACGCAATTATTGGGAACGCGTCATCCGTAACGAACAGGAATTGAACCTTATCCGTGAATACATTCACAACAACCCGGCGCAATGGGAATCGGATCGTCTGTACCGCGCGGATTCACCGTAG
- a CDS encoding sigma-54 interaction domain-containing protein, with the protein MAKYRDSDFYNASPEFQDGPLITLPDPNSHALSIRATALVFADPASRHLLDYIQRIAPSEATVLIIGETGTGKELAARQVHALSNRQNGPFVAVNCGAFSESLVESELFGHEKGAFTGALNARSGWFEAANGGTLFLDEIGDLPLSAQVKILRVLQEREVVRLGARQAIPIDVRLIAATNIDLSAAVQAGRFREDLYYRLNVAALNLLPLRERPGDILPLVRHFLERYGKRMGLSSVTLSADAERALLDYAWPGNIRELENIIHHALLICRNGRVTAADLNLNASVISQLNAPARTPQSSSVKPLETVLADLYEQPAANLFDTLEETIIRTAYAYCENNQVQTARLLGISRNILRHRLKRYGFLAP; encoded by the coding sequence ATGGCCAAATACAGAGATTCCGACTTTTACAATGCCTCGCCCGAGTTTCAGGACGGGCCGCTGATCACGCTGCCTGATCCTAACTCGCATGCCTTGTCCATCAGGGCAACGGCGCTGGTTTTTGCCGATCCGGCATCACGGCATTTGCTCGATTACATTCAGCGCATCGCGCCTAGCGAAGCGACTGTGTTGATCATAGGCGAGACCGGCACCGGCAAGGAGCTGGCCGCCCGTCAGGTGCATGCGCTCAGCAACCGCCAGAACGGGCCGTTCGTGGCGGTGAACTGCGGCGCTTTTTCGGAATCGCTGGTGGAAAGCGAATTGTTCGGCCATGAGAAAGGAGCCTTCACCGGCGCTTTGAATGCCCGCAGCGGCTGGTTCGAAGCCGCTAACGGCGGCACGCTGTTTCTTGATGAAATCGGCGATCTGCCGCTCTCGGCGCAGGTCAAGATATTGCGCGTCCTTCAGGAGCGCGAGGTGGTGCGCCTGGGCGCGCGCCAGGCTATTCCGATCGATGTGCGCCTGATTGCCGCGACCAATATCGATTTGAGCGCGGCCGTGCAAGCCGGGCGCTTTCGCGAGGATTTGTATTACCGGCTCAATGTCGCGGCGCTGAACCTATTGCCGCTGCGCGAACGTCCGGGCGACATTCTGCCCCTGGTGAGGCATTTTCTGGAACGCTACGGCAAACGGATGGGCTTGTCTTCTGTCACATTGAGCGCCGATGCGGAACGCGCGCTGCTCGATTATGCCTGGCCCGGCAATATCCGCGAACTGGAAAACATCATTCACCATGCGCTGCTGATCTGCCGGAATGGCAGGGTCACGGCCGCAGACCTGAACTTAAACGCCAGTGTCATCAGTCAGCTTAACGCTCCCGCGCGTACGCCCCAGTCTTCCTCGGTCAAGCCCTTGGAAACGGTATTGGCCGACTTGTACGAACAGCCGGCAGCCAATCTGTTCGATACGCTGGAGGAAACCATCATCCGCACGGCCTATGCCTATTGCGAAAACAATCAGGTGCAAACGGCGCGCCTGCTTGGCATCAGCCGCAATATCCTGCGCCACCGGCTTAAACGGTACGGGTTTCTGGCCCCTTAA
- a CDS encoding energy transducer TonB translates to MNRPVTNFQQVEPGITSPNNLARIFSFKTAANEFDASFLPSTGAGAVLSDFRFEFDKGDRKLIDYLALGVLSIFIHASLVDHFKRADFEQEEIVQPKVPPKVQITLVKPQPKPVIQPPPPPPPKAKPKPVQKKAVPLKPQKPKVKPKPVEEVVEPTPQPVITDESAPVSPAPVAAPPAPPVEEKVTQPHAGADYLHNPAPEYPEIAMERGWEGRVLMKVHVQPDGKPDEISVIQSSGKKVLDDAAVSTVKKWSFVPAKRGDTPIAGWVTVPITFNLS, encoded by the coding sequence ATGAACCGCCCTGTAACGAACTTTCAGCAAGTTGAACCAGGAATTACATCTCCCAATAACTTGGCGCGTATTTTCTCCTTTAAAACCGCTGCCAATGAATTCGATGCGTCATTCTTGCCCTCTACAGGTGCAGGCGCGGTCTTAAGCGACTTCAGATTTGAATTCGATAAAGGTGATCGGAAGCTTATCGATTATCTGGCGTTAGGCGTACTGTCGATTTTTATTCATGCCTCGCTGGTTGACCATTTCAAACGAGCGGATTTTGAGCAGGAAGAAATTGTCCAGCCCAAGGTTCCGCCAAAAGTGCAAATTACCCTGGTTAAACCGCAGCCGAAACCTGTCATCCAGCCGCCACCGCCGCCACCGCCCAAGGCTAAGCCGAAACCGGTGCAGAAAAAAGCCGTTCCGCTCAAGCCGCAAAAACCGAAGGTCAAGCCAAAGCCGGTTGAGGAAGTCGTTGAGCCGACGCCGCAACCGGTCATAACCGACGAAAGCGCGCCGGTGAGTCCGGCTCCCGTAGCGGCTCCGCCCGCGCCGCCCGTCGAGGAGAAAGTAACGCAGCCGCATGCGGGCGCCGATTACCTGCATAACCCGGCCCCGGAATACCCCGAGATTGCCATGGAGCGAGGCTGGGAGGGACGCGTGCTGATGAAGGTGCACGTCCAGCCTGACGGCAAGCCGGACGAGATCTCCGTCATTCAATCCAGCGGCAAGAAGGTGCTGGACGATGCCGCCGTCAGCACGGTCAAGAAATGGTCTTTTGTTCCTGCAAAGCGCGGCGATACGCCGATTGCAGGCTGGGTAACAGTTCCTATCACGTTTAATTTAAGTTGA
- a CDS encoding cation-transporting P-type ATPase produces the protein MGKQAKSSERVNWHSIPVHQVIEQLQTGEGGLSDHDAQMRLLKFGANRLPQPKTRGPLRRFLSQFHNLLIYVLIAAGIVTALLDHWVDTYVIAAVVVLNAVIGFVQEGKAEKALDAIRHMLAPRATVIRNGQRAGIPAEDLVPGDIVLLEPGDKVPADLRLITTKSLQIQEAVLTGESVAVEKSVNPVQEETDLGDRFSMAYSGTLVAAGHGKAVVVGTGADTEIGRISGMLSGIEELTTPLLKQIAVFSRWLTLAILLIAGGVFAFGLLVQGEDPSVMFMTVVGLAVAAIPEGLPAILTVTLAIGVQRMASRNAIIRRLPAVETLGAVSIICSDKTGTLTRNEMTLRSIVTSTERYETSGVGYDPSGEFLSDGNRVTAAQRPNLGKILQTGALCNDSALRQKNGLWVADGDPMESALLAAAIKGDIDPFEAHRNYPRTDVIPFDAQHRFMATLNHDHEGHGFISVKGAPERLIELCQLQRENGADVAINPQYWTASIEEIASQGQRVLGIAYKPVELDKTELNFSDLDDGLILLGLVGLIDPPREEAIEAVKASRAAGIRVKMITGDHAATARAIAAQLHLANPEDVMTGHELTQIDDADLIDVAARVDVFARTSPEHKLRLVTALQAAGSVVAMTGDGVNDAPALKRADVGIAMGRTGTEAAKEASEMVLADDNFASIAQAVREGRTVYDNLKKAILFLLPVNGGESLSIIATVLAGLTLPITPLQILWVNMVSSVALAMALAFEPAEPSVMQRPPRRRDEAMLSVFLIWRIVFVSVLFLIGIYGMFLWTQQHGSTLEEARTYAVNTLVMLEVFYLLNVRYLSGSSLSFRRLFSSRAIWIAILVVITLQAIFTYAPFMERFFDTRPVDFVHGLEIFGVSLALFLILELEKWIRRLFD, from the coding sequence ATGGGTAAACAAGCAAAATCGTCTGAGCGCGTCAACTGGCATAGTATTCCGGTTCATCAGGTTATCGAACAGCTGCAGACCGGCGAAGGCGGACTGTCCGACCATGACGCGCAAATGCGCCTGCTGAAGTTCGGCGCCAATCGCCTGCCGCAACCGAAAACGCGCGGTCCTCTCAGGCGCTTTCTGTCCCAGTTTCATAACCTGCTGATTTATGTGCTGATCGCGGCCGGCATCGTCACGGCGCTGCTGGACCATTGGGTCGATACCTATGTCATCGCCGCCGTGGTCGTACTCAACGCCGTCATCGGCTTCGTGCAGGAAGGCAAGGCCGAAAAGGCGCTCGATGCAATCCGGCACATGCTGGCGCCGCGCGCGACGGTCATCCGCAACGGCCAGCGCGCCGGCATTCCGGCCGAGGATCTGGTGCCGGGCGATATCGTGCTGCTCGAGCCGGGCGACAAGGTCCCGGCCGACCTGCGCCTGATCACGACCAAGAGCCTGCAGATACAGGAGGCCGTGCTGACCGGCGAATCGGTCGCGGTGGAAAAATCGGTGAATCCGGTTCAGGAAGAAACCGATCTCGGCGACCGCTTTTCCATGGCCTATTCGGGCACCCTGGTCGCGGCCGGGCACGGCAAGGCCGTCGTGGTCGGAACCGGCGCCGATACCGAGATCGGCCGCATCAGCGGCATGCTGTCGGGCATCGAGGAGCTGACCACGCCGCTGCTGAAACAGATCGCGGTGTTTTCGCGCTGGCTGACCCTGGCGATCCTGCTGATCGCGGGCGGCGTCTTCGCGTTCGGCCTGCTGGTCCAGGGCGAGGACCCGTCCGTGATGTTCATGACCGTGGTTGGCCTGGCGGTCGCGGCCATTCCCGAGGGCTTGCCGGCCATCCTGACCGTCACGCTGGCCATCGGCGTGCAACGCATGGCCTCGCGCAACGCCATCATCCGCCGCTTGCCGGCCGTCGAAACGCTGGGCGCTGTGTCGATTATCTGCTCGGACAAGACCGGCACGCTGACCCGCAATGAAATGACATTGCGCTCGATCGTGACCTCGACCGAACGGTACGAGACCAGCGGCGTGGGCTACGACCCGTCCGGCGAATTCCTGTCGGACGGCAACCGCGTTACGGCGGCGCAGCGCCCGAATCTCGGCAAGATCCTGCAAACGGGCGCCTTGTGCAACGACTCGGCATTGCGGCAGAAAAACGGCCTGTGGGTGGCCGACGGCGATCCGATGGAAAGCGCGCTGCTGGCGGCCGCGATCAAAGGGGATATCGATCCGTTCGAAGCACACCGTAATTATCCGCGCACCGACGTGATTCCGTTCGACGCCCAGCACCGGTTCATGGCGACCCTGAATCATGACCATGAAGGCCACGGCTTTATCAGCGTCAAGGGCGCGCCCGAACGCCTGATCGAACTGTGCCAATTGCAGCGCGAAAACGGCGCGGACGTGGCGATCAATCCCCAATACTGGACCGCCTCGATCGAGGAGATCGCCTCGCAGGGCCAGCGCGTGCTGGGCATCGCCTACAAACCGGTCGAATTGGACAAGACCGAACTGAATTTCTCGGACCTCGACGACGGCCTGATCCTGCTGGGCCTGGTCGGCCTGATCGACCCGCCGCGCGAGGAAGCGATCGAAGCCGTCAAGGCCAGCCGGGCGGCCGGCATCCGCGTCAAGATGATCACGGGCGACCATGCGGCCACGGCCCGCGCGATTGCCGCGCAGCTGCATCTGGCCAATCCCGAGGACGTCATGACCGGCCATGAACTGACCCAGATAGACGATGCGGACTTGATCGACGTGGCCGCGCGCGTCGACGTGTTCGCGCGCACGTCGCCGGAGCACAAACTGCGCCTGGTAACGGCGCTGCAGGCCGCCGGCAGCGTCGTGGCCATGACCGGCGACGGCGTCAACGACGCGCCGGCGCTGAAGCGGGCCGACGTCGGCATCGCCATGGGCCGGACCGGCACCGAAGCCGCCAAGGAAGCCTCGGAAATGGTGCTGGCCGACGACAATTTCGCCTCGATCGCGCAGGCCGTGCGCGAGGGCCGGACCGTCTACGACAACCTGAAAAAAGCCATTCTGTTCCTGCTGCCGGTCAACGGCGGCGAATCGCTCAGCATCATCGCGACGGTGCTGGCCGGCCTGACGCTGCCGATCACGCCGCTGCAGATTCTCTGGGTGAACATGGTCAGTTCCGTGGCACTGGCCATGGCGCTGGCGTTCGAGCCGGCCGAGCCCAGCGTCATGCAGCGCCCGCCCCGGCGCCGGGACGAAGCCATGCTCTCGGTTTTCCTGATCTGGCGCATCGTGTTCGTGTCTGTGCTTTTCCTGATTGGCATCTACGGCATGTTCCTGTGGACCCAGCAGCACGGTTCGACGCTGGAGGAAGCGCGCACCTATGCCGTCAACACGCTGGTCATGCTGGAAGTGTTCTATCTGCTGAACGTGCGCTACCTGAGCGGATCATCGCTGTCGTTCAGGCGGCTGTTCAGTTCCCGGGCGATATGGATCGCGATTCTGGTCGTGATCACGCTCCAGGCCATCTTCACCTATGCGCCGTTCATGGAACGGTTTTTCGATACACGCCCGGTCGATTTCGTGCATGGCCTGGAGATATTCGGCGTCAGCCTGGCGTTGTTTTTGATTCTGGAATTGGAAAAATGGATTCGGCGGTTGTTTGATTAA
- a CDS encoding efflux RND transporter periplasmic adaptor subunit gives MTTSHLKTLALSAVTLLILLLMILWMAGAFQSKIEPQTLPERSVYQGPTLTVERVTLPAFEKAIGTLEATQAGDISAQIQARIKAIHVKAGDTVKPGDLLITLDDETIAARTAQARANINALNARLIGAEAHYRRTLHLYSRESATRADLDAARSEYESLKAQKAAAQSQLTEASSTQDYGRIRATFPARVIDRHAEPGEIAYPGRKLLTLYDPAALRIEAYIRESVAVGLQAGQTLEADVEALKLTVPATIEEIVPAANPDARTFLIKMRIENRPGLYPGLFVRLRIPQGEEQVLAIPQSYVHRVGQLDVVWVLHNGQIERRFIRAGRPLPDGRIRIVSGLAGGDQLVPPDKALSAVGRQPD, from the coding sequence ATGACCACGTCCCATCTGAAAACGCTGGCGCTGTCCGCCGTGACCCTGCTGATCCTGCTGCTGATGATCCTGTGGATGGCCGGCGCCTTCCAGAGCAAGATCGAGCCGCAGACCCTGCCCGAGCGTTCGGTTTATCAGGGCCCGACGCTGACCGTCGAGCGCGTGACCCTGCCGGCTTTCGAAAAAGCCATCGGTACGCTGGAAGCCACACAGGCCGGGGATATCAGCGCTCAGATCCAGGCGCGCATCAAGGCCATCCATGTCAAAGCCGGCGACACAGTCAAGCCCGGCGATCTGCTGATCACGCTCGATGACGAAACCATCGCCGCGCGCACGGCCCAGGCGCGGGCCAACATCAACGCCCTGAACGCCCGCCTGATCGGAGCCGAGGCCCACTACCGGCGTACGCTGCATCTGTACAGCAGGGAGAGCGCCACGCGTGCCGACCTCGACGCGGCCCGGAGCGAGTACGAAAGCCTGAAAGCGCAGAAGGCCGCGGCCCAGTCGCAATTGACCGAAGCCAGCTCTACGCAGGACTACGGACGCATCCGCGCCACGTTTCCGGCCCGCGTCATCGACCGCCACGCCGAACCGGGCGAGATCGCCTACCCGGGCCGGAAGCTGCTGACCCTGTATGACCCGGCTGCGCTGCGCATCGAGGCCTATATCCGCGAATCGGTCGCGGTCGGCCTGCAGGCCGGACAGACCTTGGAAGCCGATGTCGAGGCCCTGAAGCTGACCGTGCCGGCGACCATCGAGGAGATCGTGCCGGCCGCCAACCCCGACGCGCGCACTTTCCTGATCAAGATGCGCATCGAGAATCGGCCCGGCCTGTATCCGGGCCTGTTCGTCCGACTCCGGATTCCGCAGGGCGAGGAACAGGTGCTGGCGATCCCGCAGAGCTATGTGCACAGGGTTGGCCAGCTCGATGTCGTCTGGGTGCTGCACAACGGCCAGATCGAGCGCCGCTTTATCCGCGCCGGCCGGCCGCTGCCCGACGGGCGGATCAGGATCGTCTCGGGCCTGGCGGGCGGGGATCAACTGGTGCCGCCTGACAAGGCGCTGTCGGCGGTGGGACGTCAGCCGGATTAA
- a CDS encoding OmpP1/FadL family transporter — protein MISQKKYYLPGIAIAALISVPGVSEATNGYFSHGYGVRSKAMAGAATALPQDALAVAVNPAGMAFVGDRLDLEVEVFSPRREYTVTGQPTMMPGAFPLNPGTVESDSEYFAVPTIGWSYQLDNRQTIGVALYGNGGMNTDYVASPNPLCPPGGSGTYCAGTAGVDLAQGFIVPSYAYSFLDGRASVGIAPIFAIQRFKARGLNAFAPFSSDPGHLSNQGYDYSFGGGVRVGALYEALPGLRLGASYKSRIFMSRFEDYAGLFAEQGDFDIPESFNFGISWDVTDQLTTAFDVEHIRYSSVNSKANPMLPNLMMARLGDDSGAGFGWDDITIFKFGTQWKQNELWTWRAGVSYGEQPIPDSEVLFNILAPGVQKWHLTTGFSRTLGKDDELSFAFMYSPSYTVSGTNPLSPTQTIDLEMHQYSFQLAWSRQF, from the coding sequence ATGATTTCACAAAAAAAATACTATCTACCGGGTATCGCCATAGCCGCTTTAATAAGCGTACCGGGCGTGTCGGAAGCCACAAACGGCTATTTCTCGCACGGCTATGGCGTGCGCAGCAAAGCCATGGCCGGCGCCGCCACGGCCCTGCCTCAGGACGCCCTCGCGGTGGCCGTGAATCCGGCCGGCATGGCCTTTGTCGGCGACAGACTGGACCTGGAAGTCGAAGTTTTCAGTCCGCGCCGGGAATATACAGTAACAGGCCAGCCGACCATGATGCCCGGCGCTTTCCCGCTGAATCCCGGCACCGTGGAGAGCGACAGCGAGTACTTTGCCGTTCCGACTATCGGCTGGAGCTATCAGCTCGATAACCGGCAGACCATCGGTGTGGCGCTCTACGGCAACGGCGGCATGAATACCGATTACGTCGCATCGCCCAATCCCCTGTGCCCGCCCGGCGGCTCCGGCACTTATTGCGCCGGCACTGCCGGTGTCGATCTGGCGCAGGGATTCATCGTACCCAGCTACGCTTATTCCTTTCTGGACGGGCGCGCCTCAGTCGGCATCGCGCCGATTTTCGCAATCCAGCGCTTCAAGGCCAGAGGCCTGAATGCGTTTGCGCCTTTTTCCAGCGATCCAGGACACCTGTCCAACCAGGGCTATGACTATTCCTTCGGCGGCGGCGTGCGTGTCGGCGCGCTGTACGAGGCACTGCCGGGTCTGCGTCTTGGCGCTTCCTACAAAAGCCGCATCTTCATGTCGCGGTTTGAGGATTATGCGGGACTGTTCGCCGAGCAGGGCGACTTCGACATACCCGAAAGCTTCAACTTCGGGATATCCTGGGATGTTACTGACCAGCTCACCACAGCCTTCGACGTGGAGCATATCCGCTACAGCAGTGTAAACTCGAAAGCCAATCCCATGCTGCCCAATCTGATGATGGCGCGGTTGGGCGACGACAGCGGCGCCGGCTTCGGCTGGGACGATATCACCATCTTCAAGTTCGGCACGCAGTGGAAGCAAAACGAGCTGTGGACCTGGCGTGCGGGCGTCAGCTACGGCGAACAGCCGATTCCCGATTCGGAAGTGCTATTCAACATCCTGGCTCCGGGCGTTCAGAAGTGGCACTTGACGACCGGCTTCAGCCGCACGCTGGGCAAGGACGACGAACTGAGCTTCGCCTTCATGTACTCGCCCAGCTACACCGTCAGCGGCACCAATCCGTTGAGTCCCACACAGACCATCGATCTGGAAATGCATCAATACTCGTTCCAGCTGGCCTGGTCGCGGCAGTTCTGA